The Elusimicrobiota bacterium sequence CGGCGGTGATCCAGTCGCCGACGCTTCCCCGGACCGAGCCGGGGGGGAGCTTCAATTGCAGGGTGAGGTCCGAATCCAGGTCTCCCAGGCGGACCCGGCCTTTCGCGAGAAAGTCCGTTTGGTCGCTGTCCAGCGTGAAAGTCTTGATGTCGGCCAGTCCCCGGGTGACGACGAACTGGCCGGCCAATTTTTGGTAGGTGATCTCCGCCCCTTCGCGGCCCATGAGTTTGTTGATCTTCTTCGCCACCGGGACGTCGGTGATCTCCCCCGAGGCGGCGGTGACGGAGGCCGTGCCGGATAGAACCGAGAGGTCGGGGCCCACGTCCCGGAGGTTCCAGTTGAATTGAAAGTTCCGCCCGAGATAGTGGGGGTGGGTGATTTCGCCGATGCGGAACACCCCGGCGGCGCGGGCGATGGGCGCCGGGCTGGGGCGCGGCGGGGTTTTAGCCGCCGTGGGGGAAGTCTTCGAGGGCGTGGTCGTGGGAGAGAAGGCCTTCAGCACCTTGTCCACTTCCAGGCGCGCCCAATCGCCGTCCAGAAAGATCGCGGGTCGTTCCCCGTTATCGACCCGGGCGTTCAGGGTGAAAGGCGAGCCGAAGGCTTTCCCGCTCAATCCGTGCACCGACGCCTGTTGGCGATTGAAATCCACTCGTCCCGCCAGTTCGGAGAGTTCCACCCCGGGGACGGGGGTCACGGCGGTTTTCCGCAACCGTACCTGGCCTAGGACGCGGGGGTCGGTGGCCGGGCCGCTGATGTCGGCGTGGAGGGCCGCCTCGCCCCGAAGTTTGAACTCGGCCAAGGACGGCAGGATGGTTCCCAAACGGGACAGGTCCAGGGGGTCTCCGTCGATGCGAAGGGACATGGTTTGCGTGCCCCGGGGCTCTTCCACTTCGCCGCTGAGTTTCAAAACCCCGGCGGCGGTCCGGCAGGTGGCCGATGAAATTTGGATGTCCTGTTGGTCGATCCAACGGCCGGCGGCCGTGATCTGGAGGGGGCTCCCTTCCGTTTTACGGAAAGATTCCCCGTAGCTCCCCTGAAGGGATTGGCCCTCCGCCGTCAAGTCGAAGGCCAGGTTCGAAGGGACCCCCTGCAGTTCCGCCGTGAGCCCCAATGCGCCCTCCAGGCGGAGCGGCGCGGGCCAGGGGCCGCCGGGACGAAGCTGGAGCGCAGGAGCGCGAAGATCTAAAAAGAGCTCCGGCGCTCCCGTTTCGCTGTGGGCGGATCCGGTAAGCGTGAGCGGGACCGCGGCGGGTTTTTCCAACCAGCCCTCGTAAGCGACGACGGCCTCGTCAGCGGCCACCTCGCCGGAGATTTTCCATTGGGCTCCGAAGGCTTCCGCCTCCCATCGGCCCGTGAGGGGGCCCGCCATGGACAGGCCGGGCGCCAGGGGGCTGTTTTGCACGCGGATGGTTTTGGGGTCCAGGCGGATCCCATGGCGGTCGCCCCCGGGGGCTAGTGTGGAATGACTGGAGAGGGCGCCGGAAACGGCGATGCCTTTGTTTTGAGCGTCGAAGGTTCCCTCGGCGGTCAGACTGGCGGAGGAGGCGCGGATCTTCCATCGGCCGGAAAGCGTGGCTTGTTTCAGCGGGTCGGGAAGGAGGACCATCGGTTCAATGTCTTCGGCGGCCAAGGGTGAAAACGCGAGCGTGACCTCCGCCTGGGGCGACGGGAGGGGCGTCAACGTTCCGGAAAGCTCCAGGGATGAGGACCCGAGCCGGAGGGTGAACCGTTCCAGGGAGATTTCGTGGTTTCCCGTGGGGGACATCCGAGCGTTCATCGCCAGCGGGCCGGCCCATCGGGTCTTGGCCCGCACCACCTCGATGTTTCCTTTGACCCGAAGGCCGAAGGGGTCCGTGAGAGAAAAACCGGCCAGCCGCGCGTCCAGGGCATGGACCCCGACGGTGAGGTCCAACACGTCGTCTTCGAGGGTGAACTCTCCCTCCGTCAGGGCGGCCCGGGCGATGAGGAGTTCCATGGCGCGGGCGGTTCCGCCTCCCGAGCCCGGCGGGCCCGCTGGGGCTTGGGCGAGATCGGAGAAATTGAAGGTTCCGTCGGCGGCGCGGTGAACCCGCACGCGGGGACGTTCGAGGTCGATGGATCGCACAAGGATCCGGTGAGAGAGGAGCGGCAGGAGCCTCGGCAAGATGCGGGCGCGCCCCACCTCAACAAAGGTTCCCGCGGAAAAGTCCGGCGATTCGGAAATCCGCACGCCTTCCAACTCCAAGCCCCGCACCAGGCTGACGTTGGCGCCGGCGATTTCCACCTGGCGGCCCAGCCTCGCGCCCAATTTTTCCGCCGCCAATCGGCGGATCCGTTCCGGCGGGTAGCTGTGCCGCAACCAAACTCCCATGCCCGTGAGCGCCGCGAGACCGATCAAGGCCAGGACGGCCATCCATTTGAGGAACCGTTTCATCGGGGGGCCTTCAAATAGCGGGCCTTTATCTCCCGCTGAAACCCGGTCAAATCAGCCAGGGCGGCGTTGAAGGTTTTTCGGGTTTCCGCCTGGTTCGCGCTATCGGCGGCCCGCACGGCTTCCAAGGCGAGCTCCGCGGCCGTTACTCGTTCTTGCAAGCCTTCCAGGTCCGCCTCGATCTTGAACCGGCTGTGGGCGCTGTCGGCTTCGAGCTGTGTTTTGACCCGGCGGGCTTCCGCTTCGCGGGCCTGAAGCCGAAGGGAAAGTTCATTCACGGGCTCCAGGGGTTCGGTTTCCGTCGGCGCGGGGGCGCCTCGCCCGCAGGCGAAGAGAAGACAGAGAACCAGGAGGAAAGCTCGCGGGAAGGACACGGCCGCACCATTTTACCATTTGATCCGACGGGACGAGCGAACTATACATATGTATGGTAATATAGCGGCGACCCCGAGAGGGGCGGCATTTTTGGATGGTTCGCAGGGAGGCAACCATGAATTGGCTTTCGGATCAGGTGGTGGCGGCGGCCCAGGCCGTGGAGGCGGCGGGGGGAACGGTTCGGAATTTTAAGCAGGCGGTGGCGGAACGGTTTTCGGATACGCCAGTCACCGATTGGGAAATTCTTTTTTGGACGCGAGGGGTTAAGCGGGGCCTCATCACCCTCAACAGCCACTGGTTCCGGCTCGGGTCGGGGCGTCAAACCTCGGTGGGCCTTTTCGTGCGGAACGAAGCGGGGCTCATCGTCGGTCTCCGTCGGGAAGCCATCACCCAGGCGGCGGTCTACGCCGCCCTCGTCACCCATTACGGATACCACCGGCGGCACGTGCGGTTTGAATTGGATTTTCTGGACGTGGCCCTTCAAGACGCCGCCGGCCAGGTGACCCTCTACGCCGAAACCAAAGCGTCGGATCGGGTGCTGGAACGCCTGGTGGGGGACCTGACCGCTGGTTTCAAGGACGGTCTCCCGTTCCTGGAACTGGCGGAAGGCCAAAAGCCGCCCGACGCGTTCCAAAAAGCCGCCCATATATTACGGAATCGTCCGGCCCACTTTTGGGCCGTCTCCCCGGGCCTACGCCTGGCTTTCACCGTGGACTATCTCGGGGTTGGGTTCCGGTTGGTCCCCGCCGCCGACATTCCGTTCCACCGGGACGCGGATCTTTTTTCGCTCGTGGAAACCTTTTCCCGATGACCTCGGTGGCCGCCATCCCTCAAACCCCTTTCGAGGTTCTTCGCCAGACGTTTGGCTATGAAAGTTTCCGGCCCGGGCAGGAGAAGATCATCCAAACCGTGTTGGGCGGGCGGGACTGCATCGGGGTGATGCCGACGGGGGCGGGCAAGTCCATCACCTTCCAAATTCCGGCCAAGATTCTGCCGGGCACGGTGCTCGTGATTTCGCCGCTCCTTTCTTTGATGAAGGACCAGGTGGACGGGCTACTGCAGGACGGGTTTCGGGCCACGGCCATCAACTCCTCTTTGGATTTCGAGGAACGGCGGCGGAGGGTGGAGGGGTTTCGGCGGGGGGAATACGAGCTGGTGTATCTCGCGCCGGAAGCCTTGGACGGAAGCTTGCGCGGCCTTTTGCGGGACTGCCCCATCCGACTGCTGGTGGTGGACGAGGCCCATTGCATCAGCCAATGGGGGCATGAGTTCCGCCCGGCGTACCGAAGGCTCCAGGGATTGAAAAGCGAGCTGGGCGGCGTCCCGGTGTTGGCCTTGACCGCCACGGCCACCCGGGCGGTGGCCGCCGACATCATTCAACAACTGGGCATGGTCAAACCCGACGGATACAAGGGGTCGTTTTACCGCCCCAACCTCCACCTGACCTGCCGGAAAAAAGGGGAAGGCCGGAACACGCGGAAGGACATTTTATCCTTCGTTCAACATCGTCGGGGCCAATGCGGGATTGTTTACTGCCTCAGCCGGAAGTCGGTGGAGGCCACGGCGGATTACCTTCGGGCGCACGGCGTCCCCGCGCGGCCCTACCACGCGGGTCTCTCCGACCAGGAACGGCAGAGGAACCAGGAGGCCTTCGCCCGGGACGAGGCCGAGGTCATCGTGGCCACGGTGGCTTTCGGCATGGGGATCGATAAATCCAACGTGCGTTACGTCATTCATCGGGACATGCCCAAGAGCCTGGAAAACTATTACCAGGAAATCGGCCGTGCCGGCCGGGACGGACTGCCCGCCGACTGCGTGCTCCTTTACTCTTGGGCGGACGTGATCAGCCACGAGCGGTTCCTCCAGGACGCCCAGGACCCCGCTCTCGCCGCCGCGTCCAAACGGAGGACCGTCCAAATGTTCGAATGGGCCGACCGGGCCGCCTGCCGGCACCAAGGCCTCACCGCCCATTTCGAGGAGAGGATGGAGGACTGCGGGACCTCCTGCGACGTCTGCCGGAAAACCACCCTGGACGATCTCCTGGGCCCGCCGATGAAATCGTTCCCGTCGTTAAAACCATCCCGCCGGCAGGAGCCGGCGGAGCGGGATTCC is a genomic window containing:
- a CDS encoding AsmA family protein codes for the protein MKRFLKWMAVLALIGLAALTGMGVWLRHSYPPERIRRLAAEKLGARLGRQVEIAGANVSLVRGLELEGVRISESPDFSAGTFVEVGRARILPRLLPLLSHRILVRSIDLERPRVRVHRAADGTFNFSDLAQAPAGPPGSGGGTARAMELLIARAALTEGEFTLEDDVLDLTVGVHALDARLAGFSLTDPFGLRVKGNIEVVRAKTRWAGPLAMNARMSPTGNHEISLERFTLRLGSSSLELSGTLTPLPSPQAEVTLAFSPLAAEDIEPMVLLPDPLKQATLSGRWKIRASSASLTAEGTFDAQNKGIAVSGALSSHSTLAPGGDRHGIRLDPKTIRVQNSPLAPGLSMAGPLTGRWEAEAFGAQWKISGEVAADEAVVAYEGWLEKPAAVPLTLTGSAHSETGAPELFLDLRAPALQLRPGGPWPAPLRLEGALGLTAELQGVPSNLAFDLTAEGQSLQGSYGESFRKTEGSPLQITAAGRWIDQQDIQISSATCRTAAGVLKLSGEVEEPRGTQTMSLRIDGDPLDLSRLGTILPSLAEFKLRGEAALHADISGPATDPRVLGQVRLRKTAVTPVPGVELSELAGRVDFNRQQASVHGLSGKAFGSPFTLNARVDNGERPAIFLDGDWARLEVDKVLKAFSPTTTPSKTSPTAAKTPPRPSPAPIARAAGVFRIGEITHPHYLGRNFQFNWNLRDVGPDLSVLSGTASVTAASGEITDVPVAKKINKLMGREGAEITYQKLAGQFVVTRGLADIKTFTLDSDQTDFLAKGRVRLGDLDSDLTLQLKLPPGSVRGSVGDWITAEDGRPTIEASLKGPLGDPKVKVDYRDTVRRAAQDILKKAIGGWKGKPDRSPDPKKAPSSNDAPAKDPLGEAAGQALERLFKKK
- a CDS encoding ATP-dependent DNA helicase RecQ gives rise to the protein MTSVAAIPQTPFEVLRQTFGYESFRPGQEKIIQTVLGGRDCIGVMPTGAGKSITFQIPAKILPGTVLVISPLLSLMKDQVDGLLQDGFRATAINSSLDFEERRRRVEGFRRGEYELVYLAPEALDGSLRGLLRDCPIRLLVVDEAHCISQWGHEFRPAYRRLQGLKSELGGVPVLALTATATRAVAADIIQQLGMVKPDGYKGSFYRPNLHLTCRKKGEGRNTRKDILSFVQHRRGQCGIVYCLSRKSVEATADYLRAHGVPARPYHAGLSDQERQRNQEAFARDEAEVIVATVAFGMGIDKSNVRYVIHRDMPKSLENYYQEIGRAGRDGLPADCVLLYSWADVISHERFLQDAQDPALAAASKRRTVQMFEWADRAACRHQGLTAHFEERMEDCGTSCDVCRKTTLDDLLGPPMKSFPSLKPSRRQEPAERDSLSEDGDALFQRLKTLRRSLADAQRVPAYIVFSDAVLLRMADRRPQTPEDLLAISGVGPAKLARYGQAFLEVLNAETA